The Lutibacter sp. Hel_I_33_5 genome has a window encoding:
- a CDS encoding biopolymer transporter ExbD produces MNLRGRNKVNPNFNMSSMTDIVFLLLIFFMLTSTLVTVSAIDVLLPKAGGKTENNTSIAVSITKNSSFYIDKTKINSNNLELEILNRVGVDKKKTVIIRGDKDVPYKNVMKVIDIANKNKLKMILAVKGK; encoded by the coding sequence ATGAACTTAAGAGGAAGAAATAAAGTCAATCCAAATTTTAATATGTCGTCTATGACGGATATTGTTTTTTTGCTGTTGATATTTTTTATGTTAACATCAACATTGGTAACTGTTAGTGCAATTGATGTTTTACTACCAAAAGCTGGAGGGAAAACTGAAAATAATACTTCAATTGCAGTTTCAATTACTAAGAATTCAAGTTTTTATATTGATAAAACTAAAATCAATTCTAACAATTTAGAATTAGAAATACTTAATAGAGTAGGTGTAGATAAAAAGAAAACAGTAATTATAAGAGGAGATAAAGATGTGCCTTATAAAAACGTGATGAAAGTAATCGACATTGCTAATAAGAATAAGTTAAAAATGATTTTAGCAGTTAAAGGAAAATAA
- a CDS encoding MotA/TolQ/ExbB proton channel family protein, with protein sequence MISFIQEKKELLEEVVSEEKTLSIYKLIMDGGLGGQIIIGILFVLLAVALYIYFERFFAIKAASKVDKNFMNQIKDYVANGKLEAADSLCKSKDSPTARLIEKGISRIGKPLEDINTAIENAGKLEVYQLERNVSVLATIAGAAPMIGFLGTVIGMIIAIHEIANSGGQIDIKLLSDGLYTAMTTTVAGLIVGIIAYITYNHLVVKTDKVVYQMEAKSVEFLDLLNEPV encoded by the coding sequence ATGATATCATTTATTCAAGAAAAAAAAGAATTGTTAGAAGAAGTAGTTTCAGAAGAAAAAACATTATCTATTTATAAGCTAATTATGGATGGTGGTTTAGGCGGCCAAATCATTATTGGAATTTTATTCGTTTTATTAGCAGTTGCGCTTTACATTTATTTTGAGCGATTTTTTGCCATTAAAGCAGCATCTAAAGTTGATAAGAACTTTATGAATCAGATTAAAGATTATGTTGCAAATGGTAAATTAGAAGCAGCAGATTCTTTATGTAAGAGCAAAGATTCTCCTACTGCAAGATTAATAGAAAAAGGAATTTCTAGAATAGGAAAGCCTTTGGAAGATATAAATACAGCCATAGAAAATGCAGGGAAATTAGAGGTGTATCAATTAGAAAGAAATGTTTCTGTCTTAGCAACAATAGCAGGTGCAGCACCGATGATAGGCTTTTTAGGGACTGTAATTGGAATGATTATTGCTATTCATGAAATAGCAAATTCTGGTGGGCAAATTGATATTAAATTATTGTCAGATGGATTATATACAGCAATGACAACAACAGTTGCAGGGTTGATCGTTGGGATTATCGCCTATATTACATATAATCATTTAGTAGTTAAAACTGATAAAGTGGTTTATCAAATGGAAGCGAAATCGGTAGAGTTTCTTGATTTATTAAATGAACCAGTTTAA
- the nhaD gene encoding sodium:proton antiporter NhaD, with protein MESLIILIFVVGYLAITLEHNLKLDKLIPALAMMAICWAMVAVGVDGFSTWFDSSKHALVDNFPGLLHEEKLHLVEETLLHHLGKTAEILVFLLGAMTIVEIIDYFDGFSTIKSYVKTKSKKKILWLFGILAFFLSAIIDNLTATIVLISILQKIVKRREDRIWFAGLIIIAANAGGAWSPIGDVTTTMLWIGKKVSTPMLFIYLFLPSVLCMVVPTFIASFLPAFKGEIETDEKAENSKPGKHSATMLYLGLGAIVFVPFFKTVTHLPPYVGMMLSLAVVATFAEIYSRSKFSISSAIGDEAEEHEEHAHHSPVHSSLSKIEMPSILFFLGILMAVAALESLGILFGFAEMLKESIPLMGTEPNGTLVSDLVVMLLGVGSAIIDNVPLVAASLGMFSETVDNPLWHFIAFSAGTGGSMLIIGSAAGVVAMGMEKIDFFWYLKKISWLAFIGFFVGCITFMLMRSII; from the coding sequence ATGGAATCATTAATCATCTTAATCTTTGTAGTAGGTTACCTAGCTATCACCCTTGAGCATAATTTAAAGCTAGATAAATTGATACCAGCTTTAGCTATGATGGCTATTTGTTGGGCGATGGTAGCTGTTGGAGTTGATGGTTTTTCAACATGGTTTGATTCTAGTAAACATGCTTTAGTAGATAATTTCCCTGGTTTATTACATGAAGAAAAATTACATTTAGTAGAAGAAACATTATTACATCATTTAGGTAAAACAGCAGAAATTTTAGTATTTCTTTTAGGAGCAATGACTATTGTTGAAATCATTGATTATTTTGATGGTTTTTCTACAATTAAAAGCTACGTAAAAACGAAGAGTAAGAAAAAGATTTTATGGCTTTTTGGAATTTTAGCATTCTTTTTATCAGCAATTATAGATAATCTTACTGCTACAATTGTATTGATTTCAATTTTACAAAAAATAGTTAAACGTAGAGAAGATAGAATTTGGTTTGCAGGTTTAATTATTATTGCTGCAAATGCTGGTGGAGCTTGGTCTCCAATTGGTGATGTAACAACGACAATGCTTTGGATTGGTAAAAAAGTAAGTACTCCAATGCTTTTCATCTATCTATTTTTACCATCTGTATTATGTATGGTTGTGCCAACTTTTATTGCTTCATTTTTACCTGCATTTAAAGGAGAAATTGAAACAGATGAAAAAGCTGAAAATTCAAAACCAGGAAAACACAGCGCAACGATGTTATATTTAGGTTTAGGAGCCATTGTATTTGTGCCTTTCTTTAAAACTGTTACCCATTTGCCACCTTATGTAGGTATGATGTTATCATTAGCAGTAGTAGCAACTTTTGCTGAAATCTATAGTAGATCTAAATTTTCAATTTCAAGTGCAATTGGAGACGAAGCAGAAGAACATGAAGAACATGCACATCATAGCCCAGTTCATTCATCATTATCTAAAATAGAAATGCCAAGTATTTTATTTTTCTTAGGAATTTTAATGGCAGTTGCTGCTTTAGAATCTTTAGGGATTTTATTTGGTTTTGCTGAAATGCTAAAAGAATCAATTCCTTTAATGGGAACTGAGCCAAACGGAACTTTAGTTTCAGATTTAGTTGTAATGTTATTGGGAGTTGGTTCTGCAATTATAGATAATGTACCTTTAGTGGCGGCTTCATTAGGAATGTTCTCAGAAACAGTCGACAATCCTTTATGGCACTTTATAGCCTTTTCCGCTGGTACTGGTGGATCTATGTTAATTATTGGTTCTGCAGCTGGTGTTGTTGCGATGGGAATGGAAAAAATAGATTTTTTCTGGTATCTAAAAAAGATATCTTGGTTAGCCTTCATTGGTTTTTTTGTTGGCTGTATTACTTTTATGTTGATGAGAAGTATTATTTAA
- a CDS encoding Glu/Leu/Phe/Val dehydrogenase dimerization domain-containing protein produces the protein MKELLKAYENKQPEIVFNWKDPETEAEGWTVINSLRGGAAGGGTRMREGLDMNEVLSLAKTMEVKFTVSGPAIGGAKSGINFNPNDPRKKGVLERWYKAVSPLLKNYYGTGGDLNVDEIHEVIPITEDSGVWHPQEGVFNGHFKPTEADKINRIGQLRHGVIKVIESDKYSPDIFKKYTIADMITGFGVAIAVKHYYDIYGGSIVGKKAIVQGFGNVGSAAAFYLAQMGAKVVGIIDRVGGVINEDGFSFDEIKEFFLQKDGNTLVAKNMIPFKEINDRIWNLPCEIFTPCAASRLITQDQINQMIETGLEVISCGANVPFADKEIFFGSIMEDTDKKVSLIPDFISNCGMARVFAYFMERRVAMTDEAIFEDTSSIIKKALEKTFEKNNSKKNISETAFEIALKQLI, from the coding sequence ATGAAGGAATTACTTAAAGCATACGAGAATAAACAACCTGAAATTGTTTTTAATTGGAAAGATCCAGAAACAGAAGCAGAAGGTTGGACAGTTATAAATTCATTACGTGGTGGAGCTGCTGGTGGTGGAACAAGAATGCGTGAAGGTTTAGATATGAATGAGGTTTTATCGCTTGCAAAAACCATGGAAGTGAAGTTTACTGTTTCTGGTCCAGCTATTGGTGGGGCAAAATCGGGCATCAATTTTAATCCAAATGATCCTCGTAAAAAAGGAGTTTTAGAACGTTGGTATAAAGCGGTTTCTCCGTTATTAAAAAATTATTACGGAACAGGAGGAGATTTAAATGTAGACGAAATTCATGAAGTAATCCCAATTACTGAAGATAGTGGTGTTTGGCATCCTCAAGAAGGTGTTTTTAATGGTCATTTTAAACCAACTGAAGCTGATAAAATAAATAGAATTGGTCAATTACGTCATGGAGTAATTAAGGTAATTGAAAGTGATAAGTATTCGCCAGATATATTTAAAAAATATACTATTGCTGATATGATTACAGGTTTTGGCGTTGCCATTGCTGTAAAACATTATTATGATATTTATGGTGGATCTATTGTAGGAAAAAAAGCTATTGTTCAAGGTTTTGGAAATGTAGGTTCCGCAGCTGCTTTTTATTTAGCACAAATGGGTGCTAAAGTTGTTGGGATTATTGATAGAGTTGGAGGGGTTATAAATGAAGATGGTTTTTCTTTTGATGAAATTAAAGAATTTTTTCTACAAAAAGATGGAAATACTTTGGTTGCAAAAAATATGATTCCGTTTAAGGAAATAAATGATCGTATTTGGAATTTACCTTGTGAAATATTTACACCATGTGCTGCATCAAGATTGATTACTCAGGACCAAATAAATCAAATGATTGAAACTGGATTAGAAGTTATATCTTGTGGTGCTAATGTGCCATTTGCAGATAAAGAAATTTTCTTCGGATCTATAATGGAAGACACTGATAAAAAAGTGAGTTTAATACCGGATTTTATTTCAAATTGTGGAATGGCAAGAGTATTTGCTTACTTTATGGAACGTAGAGTTGCCATGACAGATGAAGCGATTTTTGAAGATACTTCAAGTATTATTAAGAAAGCATTAGAAAAAACATTTGAAAAAAATAATTCAAAGAAAAACATAAGCGAGACTGCTTTTGAAATCGCATTAAAACAATTAATTTAA
- a CDS encoding anhydro-N-acetylmuramic acid kinase, producing MNSDFCYVIGLMSGTSLDGLDIVYAYFDESDYKNFKIIFSETISYSNDWKENLQKAINFSTDELYQLDIDYGQYLGEKVNEFTKKNKIKVVDFIASHGHTILHQPDKGITLQVGSGEQIAKITNKKVVCDFRTQDVKFGGQGAPLVPIGDELLFSDYDYCLNLGGFANISFRESNKRIAFDICPVNIVLNHYVQKLGFMYDDKGEIASKGKINQQLLDTLNSLEFYKTAAPKSLGLEWVQSAIFPLIDSFENNIASILKTFIEHVAIQISMVYKNSSSILITGGGAFNKFLISRVEFYSETKIQLPDKQLIDFKEALIFAFLGVLKTKNQINCLQSVTGAKKDHSSGVLFYP from the coding sequence ATGAATAGTGATTTTTGTTATGTTATTGGATTGATGTCTGGTACTTCTTTAGACGGGTTAGATATTGTTTATGCTTATTTTGATGAATCTGATTATAAAAACTTTAAAATTATTTTTTCTGAAACAATTTCATATTCAAATGATTGGAAAGAAAATTTACAGAAAGCGATAAATTTTTCAACTGATGAATTATATCAATTAGATATTGATTATGGTCAATATTTAGGAGAAAAAGTAAATGAATTTACTAAAAAGAATAAAATTAAGGTTGTTGATTTTATTGCTTCTCACGGACATACTATTTTGCATCAACCTGATAAAGGAATTACATTACAGGTTGGAAGCGGTGAACAAATTGCAAAAATTACTAATAAAAAAGTAGTTTGCGACTTTAGAACTCAAGATGTAAAATTTGGAGGTCAAGGTGCGCCATTAGTTCCCATTGGAGATGAATTATTATTTTCTGATTATGACTATTGTTTAAATTTAGGTGGTTTTGCTAATATTTCTTTTAGAGAAAGTAATAAAAGGATTGCTTTTGATATTTGTCCTGTTAATATTGTGTTGAATCATTATGTGCAAAAATTAGGTTTTATGTATGATGATAAAGGAGAAATAGCTTCTAAAGGGAAAATAAATCAACAATTATTAGATACTTTAAATTCGTTAGAATTTTATAAAACTGCTGCGCCAAAATCGTTAGGTTTGGAGTGGGTTCAATCTGCTATTTTTCCTTTGATCGACAGTTTTGAAAATAATATAGCATCAATTTTAAAAACTTTTATTGAACATGTAGCAATACAAATTTCAATGGTGTATAAAAATTCTTCATCAATTTTAATTACTGGTGGTGGTGCTTTTAATAAATTTTTAATAAGTAGAGTAGAATTTTATTCAGAAACTAAAATTCAACTACCAGATAAACAGCTCATTGATTTTAAAGAAGCATTGATTTTTGCTTTTCTTGGGGTATTAAAAACTAAGAATCAAATTAATTGTTTGCAGAGTGTAACTGGTGCAAAAAAAGATCATTCATCAGGTGTACTATTTTATCCTTAA
- a CDS encoding acyl-CoA dehydrogenase encodes MDFSLTEEHIMIRDAARDFAQTELLPGVIERDNKQEFPQEIVKKMGNLGFLGIMVDPKYGGSGMDAISYVLIMEELSKIDASASVMVSVNNSLVCYGLEAYGSEEQKQKYLTKLATGEFIGAFCLSEPEAGSDATSQATTAEDKGDHYLINGTKNWITNGGRSDVYLVIAQTDREKGHKGINAFIVEKGTEGFHIGPKEDKLGIRGSDTHTLQFNDVKVPKENRIGEDGFGFKFAMKTLSGGRIGIAAQALGIASGAYELALKYSKERKAFGTEICNHQAIAFKLADMHTDIEAARMLVMKAAWDKDQGNNYDKSSAMAKLYASKVAMEHTVEAVQIHGGNGFVKEYHVERLMRDAKITQIYEGTSEIQKIVISRSVIRG; translated from the coding sequence ATGGATTTTAGCTTAACAGAAGAACACATAATGATACGTGATGCAGCAAGAGATTTTGCGCAAACAGAATTACTTCCAGGAGTGATTGAAAGAGATAATAAGCAAGAATTCCCCCAAGAAATAGTAAAAAAAATGGGAAACCTTGGTTTTTTAGGAATCATGGTAGATCCAAAATATGGAGGTAGCGGAATGGACGCCATATCCTACGTATTAATTATGGAAGAATTATCTAAAATTGATGCATCTGCTTCTGTAATGGTTTCCGTAAATAACTCATTAGTTTGTTACGGTTTAGAAGCTTACGGATCCGAAGAACAAAAGCAAAAATATTTAACAAAATTAGCAACTGGAGAATTTATAGGTGCATTTTGTTTAAGTGAACCAGAAGCAGGTTCAGACGCAACTTCACAAGCAACAACTGCTGAAGATAAAGGAGATCATTATTTGATAAATGGAACAAAAAATTGGATTACGAACGGAGGTCGATCAGATGTTTATTTAGTAATTGCACAAACCGATAGAGAAAAAGGACATAAAGGAATCAATGCTTTTATTGTTGAAAAAGGAACAGAAGGATTTCATATTGGTCCAAAAGAAGATAAATTAGGAATTAGAGGTTCAGACACACACACATTACAATTTAACGATGTAAAAGTACCTAAAGAAAATAGAATTGGCGAAGACGGATTTGGATTTAAATTCGCCATGAAAACATTATCAGGAGGTAGAATTGGTATTGCGGCACAAGCATTAGGTATTGCATCTGGAGCTTATGAATTAGCTTTAAAATATTCTAAAGAACGTAAAGCTTTTGGAACAGAAATATGTAATCATCAAGCAATTGCGTTTAAATTGGCAGATATGCACACAGATATCGAAGCCGCTAGAATGCTAGTGATGAAAGCTGCTTGGGACAAAGATCAAGGTAATAATTACGATAAATCTAGCGCAATGGCAAAACTTTATGCGTCTAAAGTTGCTATGGAACACACCGTTGAAGCAGTTCAAATTCATGGTGGAAATGGATTTGTAAAAGAGTATCATGTAGAGCGTTTAATGCGTGATGCAAAAATCACTCAGATTTATGAAGGAACTTCAGAAATACAGAAAATCGTAATTTCTAGAAGCGTTATTAGAGGTTAA
- a CDS encoding tRNA pseudouridine(38-40) synthase TruA produces MKYQYSYIVKIQFLGFRFSGWQKQTNAKTLHDMVDKTLSFVFEEKRFKTLGVGRTDAKVSANCYYFQLFIDEKVVEKWFLNSLNYNFSFDFRALSMNEVDLKFNIIQSPKIKEYHYYFSFGEKLHPFTAPFVVGVLDDLDIDTMKIGAKLFEGEHYFHKYCTKPSEKTIFKRVIDSCEIVTNSVLTANFFPEQSFILKVKGKGFLRYQIRLMMATLFELGKGNLTLEFIKNSLKEDNDKKFLRNIAPASGLQLYNIEFLE; encoded by the coding sequence ATGAAATATCAATATTCATACATAGTTAAAATTCAATTTTTAGGTTTTCGGTTTTCTGGTTGGCAGAAACAAACAAATGCTAAAACACTTCATGACATGGTTGATAAAACTTTGTCTTTTGTTTTTGAAGAGAAAAGATTTAAAACATTAGGTGTTGGTAGAACTGACGCAAAAGTATCTGCTAATTGTTATTATTTTCAATTATTTATTGATGAAAAAGTTGTAGAAAAATGGTTTTTAAATTCTTTAAATTATAATTTTTCTTTTGATTTTAGAGCTCTCTCTATGAACGAGGTAGATTTAAAATTTAATATCATTCAATCTCCTAAAATTAAAGAGTATCATTATTATTTTTCTTTTGGTGAGAAATTACACCCTTTTACAGCTCCTTTTGTGGTTGGTGTTTTAGATGATTTAGATATTGATACAATGAAAATTGGTGCAAAACTATTTGAAGGTGAGCATTATTTTCATAAATATTGTACAAAACCTTCAGAAAAAACTATTTTTAAAAGAGTTATTGATTCCTGTGAAATTGTAACGAATAGTGTTTTAACCGCTAACTTTTTTCCTGAGCAAAGTTTTATTTTAAAAGTAAAAGGAAAAGGTTTTTTAAGGTATCAAATTAGATTGATGATGGCAACTTTGTTTGAATTAGGTAAAGGAAACCTTACTTTAGAATTTATTAAAAATTCTTTAAAAGAAGATAATGATAAAAAGTTTTTAAGAAATATTGCACCAGCTTCTGGTTTGCAATTGTATAACATTGAGTTTTTAGAATAG